In the Pseudonocardia sediminis genome, GCTTCACGCGTGGGCGGGCCGGGCGATCGAGCGGAGCGGTGCCCATGACGGTATCCGCAGAACGCCCTCGATCGGAATGTGATCCGCCCCCGGAGTGTGCACGCTCACGCATTGTCGGTCAACGGTGACGGTTACCCGTTGGTTGCGTACGCACATATTACCGACGAGTTCTACTCGCGCGTTTATCTTCGATTTCCGGTGTCCCTGCATGTCACACGGCCGCGGCCGTCCACTCTGGATGATCAGTGCTCCGCCGCTCGGCGGCGCACGTCGTGTGGTTCTACGGTCGGACCATGGCACGCGTCGAGTACGTCGACCCCGAGAACGCTCCGCCGGAGACCGCATCCGCGCTGGGCCGGTTGCCGCAGGCACACGTCTTCGGGCTGATGGCCCAGGCCCGCACGGCCTTCACACCCTGGCTCCGTCTGGGCGGTGCGCTGCTCAACGACCTCGCCCTCGCGCCGTCGCTGCGCGAGCTCACGATCCTCCAAGTAGGACGGTTGGCGCAGCGCTACGAATGGGTCCAGCACGTCCCGATCGCACTCGCGACCGGAGTGAGCCGGGAACAGATCGACGCCCTGGAACGGGGAGTGGTCGAAGAATCACTGTTCGACCCGACCCAGCGCGCGGTCCTGCGATTCGTCGCCGACCTCGTGCGCGACGGAGAGGTCTCCGACTCCGACTTCGCGACGCTGTCCGATCTCCTCGACGAACAACAGATCGTCGAGGTGGCCCTCGTCGCCGGTCACTACCTCGGCCTCGCCCGGATCATGACCGCCCTGCGCATCGACCCCGACGACCCCATGGGCCCCGAGGCCCTCAACGCCGGCACCTGACCCTGGGCTCCGAGCCCCGCAGGTTCAGCGACCGGCACGTTCGTCGCAACCTTTGCGACGGGCGTCCCGCTCGTCGGTAGGGGTGCCCGGCCACGGCGCCCCCGAAAGTTCAGCGACCGGCACGGTCGTCGGAACCTTTGCGACGAGGGTGCCGTCCGTCGTGCACTCCGTCCGGGGTCCGGCCGGCCCCGTGATCCGGGGATCCGCGGGCACCCCGCGCCACGGTTCAGCGAGCGGCACGGTCGGTGCAACTTTCTGACGAGAGT is a window encoding:
- a CDS encoding carboxymuconolactone decarboxylase family protein, which produces MARVEYVDPENAPPETASALGRLPQAHVFGLMAQARTAFTPWLRLGGALLNDLALAPSLRELTILQVGRLAQRYEWVQHVPIALATGVSREQIDALERGVVEESLFDPTQRAVLRFVADLVRDGEVSDSDFATLSDLLDEQQIVEVALVAGHYLGLARIMTALRIDPDDPMGPEALNAGT